CACCAATGCCACCTACCTGGCAGCTCAACTGTCCCTGGCGGGAATTGAGGTCTGCTGGGTCACCGTGGTGGACGATGACCTGGAAAAGCTGACCGAGGCTTTTCAGCGGGCGATTGCCCGTTCTGACATCGTTTTGGCCACTGGGGGGTTGGGGCCTACTGCTGATGACCTCACCCGAGAGGCTATCGCCCGGGTGATGGGTGAAGAACCGCAGATTTGCGAGGCGTTAGAGCAGCAGTTGCGTTCTCTTTTCCAGTCTATCGGATGGGCCATGCCTTCCCACAACCTGAAGCAGGCAACCCTGATCCCCTCTGCCCAACCCATCCCCAATCCGAGAGGTACGGCCCCTGGCTGGTGGGTGGAAAAAGAGGGCAAGACAATAGTGGCCATGCCTGGCCCGCCCAGGGAAATGCAACCCATGTGGCAAAACGAGGTCATGCCCAGATTGTGCCAGAGGACTCAAGAGACAGTCATTCTTTCTCGGACGTTGAAGACCTTTGGCCTCTCTGAAGCAGCAGTTGACGAGATGGTCGGCCCTGTTTTCTTATTGTCCAACCCTGGCCTTGGCATTTATGCCAAGACAGATGGCATCCACCTCAGGCTGGTGGCCAGGGCCGGAAGTCGTGAAGAAGCAGAAAGATTTATCAAGGACGCTGAAGACAAGCTACGGCATATCTTGACTGGCTACATCTGGGGTACGGATGACGACACCCTGGAAAACGTGGTGGCGAAGCTTCTTATCGACAAGGGACTGACCGTGGCGACCATGGAGTCCTGCACAGGTGGGCTCCTGGCAACCACCCTGACCGATGTCCCCGGAAGCTCTGCCTGCTTCAAAGGCGGGTTTGTGCCTTACTCCAACGAGGCGAAAATAGCTCTTGGAGTGGATGCCGATCTTATCCAGCGTCATGGAGCCGTGAGCGCGCAGGTGGCTGAGGCGATGGCCCAGGCAGCAAGGCAGCAGCTTAGAGCGGACATCGGAATCGGCAGCACCGGGGTAGCCGGGCCAGACGCACTGGAAGGGAAGCCTCCCGGATTAGTATATATCGCCGTTGCTGATAGCCAGGGGGTGGAGAGCGTGAAAGCGAACTACCCACCCGGGCGCATAGAAGTGAAACGCAGGGCTACCACCCATGCCTTGTTCTTGCTGCGGCAGAGATTGATGTCCCGGATGGTGGAG
This is a stretch of genomic DNA from Chloroflexota bacterium. It encodes these proteins:
- a CDS encoding competence/damage-inducible protein A, with translation MKAEILSIGTELLRGEVDDTNATYLAAQLSLAGIEVCWVTVVDDDLEKLTEAFQRAIARSDIVLATGGLGPTADDLTREAIARVMGEEPQICEALEQQLRSLFQSIGWAMPSHNLKQATLIPSAQPIPNPRGTAPGWWVEKEGKTIVAMPGPPREMQPMWQNEVMPRLCQRTQETVILSRTLKTFGLSEAAVDEMVGPVFLLSNPGLGIYAKTDGIHLRLVARAGSREEAERFIKDAEDKLRHILTGYIWGTDDDTLENVVAKLLIDKGLTVATMESCTGGLLATTLTDVPGSSACFKGGFVPYSNEAKIALGVDADLIQRHGAVSAQVAEAMAQAARQQLRADIGIGSTGVAGPDALEGKPPGLVYIAVADSQGVESVKANYPPGRIEVKRRATTHALFLLRQRLMSRMVEKRRTESS